One Candidatus Synechococcus calcipolaris G9 genomic window carries:
- the carA gene encoding glutamine-hydrolyzing carbamoyl-phosphate synthase small subunit: MAHPDFPAALLVLADGSVFSGWSFGAPGTTVGEVVFNTGMTGYQEVLTDPSYCGQIVTFTYPELGNTGINSEDEESLRPQARGAIARNICLEPSNWRSQQSLTAYLKEHGLPGIYGIDTRALTRKIRTTGAMNGAISTEILDPLELLQKVQTAPSMQGLNLAKVVSTTTAYEWTEPTATAWEFSPKANPHTESPLTVVAIDFGVKRNILRRLASYGCRIIVVPADTSTAEILAHNPDGIFLSNGPGDPAAVQEGITTARELLEAGRPMFGICLGHQLLGLSLGADTFKLKFGHRGLNQPAGLDRQVEITSQNHGFAISPDSLSDTGVTVTHLNLNDQTIAGLEHTNLPLFSVQYHPEASPGPHDADYLFGKFVQQMREYHQKKVKSTP, from the coding sequence ATGGCGCATCCCGATTTCCCAGCAGCTCTATTGGTTTTAGCGGATGGCTCGGTTTTTTCCGGCTGGTCCTTTGGTGCGCCCGGGACAACGGTGGGGGAAGTTGTTTTTAATACCGGCATGACCGGCTACCAAGAAGTATTAACGGATCCAAGCTACTGTGGCCAAATTGTCACATTTACCTATCCGGAATTGGGAAATACGGGCATTAATTCTGAAGATGAAGAATCCCTCCGGCCCCAAGCACGGGGAGCGATCGCCCGTAATATTTGTTTGGAACCAAGTAATTGGCGATCGCAGCAGTCCCTAACGGCCTACCTCAAAGAACATGGTCTGCCGGGAATTTATGGGATTGATACCCGCGCCCTCACCCGCAAGATCCGCACCACCGGAGCCATGAATGGGGCCATTTCCACGGAAATTTTAGATCCCCTAGAACTCCTCCAAAAAGTACAGACCGCCCCCAGTATGCAGGGACTCAATCTGGCTAAGGTGGTTTCAACAACAACGGCCTATGAATGGACAGAACCCACCGCCACTGCCTGGGAATTTAGCCCCAAGGCAAATCCACATACCGAGTCTCCCCTAACTGTAGTAGCGATCGATTTTGGAGTTAAGCGCAATATTCTGCGTCGTTTAGCCAGCTATGGTTGCCGGATCATTGTTGTGCCAGCAGATACCTCAACTGCCGAGATACTAGCTCACAATCCCGATGGTATTTTTCTCTCCAATGGCCCAGGGGATCCCGCCGCCGTCCAAGAAGGGATTACCACGGCCCGGGAACTTCTAGAGGCAGGGCGACCGATGTTTGGCATTTGCTTAGGCCACCAACTCTTGGGGCTATCCTTGGGGGCAGATACCTTCAAGCTCAAGTTTGGCCATCGGGGGCTCAATCAGCCGGCGGGACTGGATCGGCAAGTGGAAATTACCAGCCAAAACCATGGGTTTGCTATTTCCCCAGACTCTCTAAGTGATACGGGTGTCACCGTTACCCACCTCAACTTAAATGATCAAACCATTGCCGGATTAGAGCATACCAATTTGCCCCTCTTTTCCGTGCAGTATCACCCCGAAGCCAGTCCGGGGCCCCACGATGCCGATTATCTATTTGGTAAGTTTGTGCAGCAGATGCGGGAGTATCATCAAAAGAAGGTTAAGAGTACACCCTAG
- a CDS encoding glycosyltransferase family 4 protein, producing MTRSPHPLRVFLVCTGVGIMNRGLETFARNCFDHLQDLDGLDLHLFKGAGEDSEREHCLWTIPRTSPLAERIGRGIRRNGYVVEQLSSVLPLVPWIRRLRPQVIFYSDSNLGFQLYYWRKWIGVPYHLLFSNGAPIGPNFPRTDFVHQVTPYFRDLALGAGEPQQRQFMVPYGIDVPLGEPSYDPHQRQERRKKLHLPGDRPIVLSVGAIDPQSHKRMDYLINEIAQLPEPRPFLVLLGHMPPGSEIHIQQAQEQLGETGFTARSVPSDQVLDYYQAADLFALASLQEGFGRVYLEALSQGLPCFVHDHPVMRYVLGDQGYYGDFSQPGAIAQQLPELLRQPLSPETMAQRRQSIRDRFSWPVLGPKYLEMFQACCQLNS from the coding sequence ATGACACGATCGCCCCACCCCCTACGGGTCTTTTTGGTCTGTACCGGGGTTGGCATTATGAACCGCGGACTGGAAACCTTTGCCCGTAACTGCTTTGATCATCTTCAGGATTTAGACGGCCTAGACCTCCATTTATTTAAGGGAGCGGGAGAGGATAGCGAGCGGGAACATTGCCTCTGGACGATTCCGCGCACGAGTCCCCTAGCGGAGAGAATTGGCCGGGGAATCCGCCGCAATGGTTATGTGGTAGAGCAATTGTCTTCGGTCTTGCCCCTAGTTCCCTGGATCCGGCGGTTGCGGCCCCAGGTTATTTTTTATAGTGATTCCAACTTGGGGTTTCAACTCTACTATTGGCGAAAATGGATCGGGGTTCCCTATCACCTGCTGTTTTCCAATGGCGCGCCCATCGGGCCCAATTTTCCCCGGACGGATTTTGTCCATCAGGTCACTCCCTACTTTCGGGATCTGGCCCTAGGGGCCGGTGAACCCCAGCAACGACAATTTATGGTTCCCTACGGCATTGATGTCCCCCTAGGGGAACCCAGCTATGACCCGCACCAACGTCAAGAACGACGCAAAAAACTTCATTTACCGGGCGATCGCCCAATCGTGTTAAGTGTGGGGGCCATTGATCCCCAGAGTCATAAACGGATGGATTATCTCATTAATGAAATTGCCCAGTTACCGGAACCCCGCCCCTTTCTCGTACTTTTAGGCCATATGCCCCCTGGTAGTGAGATCCATATTCAGCAGGCCCAGGAGCAATTGGGAGAGACAGGATTTACGGCCCGCTCCGTCCCCTCAGACCAAGTGCTGGACTATTATCAAGCAGCGGATCTCTTTGCCCTCGCTTCCTTGCAGGAGGGATTTGGCCGCGTCTATTTAGAGGCCTTGAGCCAGGGATTACCCTGCTTTGTCCATGATCATCCGGTCATGCGCTACGTCCTAGGAGATCAGGGCTACTATGGAGATTTTTCCCAACCGGGGGCGATCGCCCAACAGTTGCCGGAATTATTACGGCAGCCCCTCAGCCCAGAAACCATGGCCCAACGTCGTCAATCCATCCGCGATCGCTTCAGTTGGCCGGTTCTCGGGCCCAAATACCTAGAAATGTTTCAGGCTTGTTGTCAGCTAAATTCCTGA
- the hisH gene encoding imidazole glycerol phosphate synthase subunit HisH has translation MNIQIINVGLGNVASIQNMLKKLGHPSSLNATPDLENPPNLIILPGVGAYDAGMSLLKKYGWPSYLADLVHQGTTRILGICLGMQLLCEGSEEGSPPGLGLIPGHFKRFAFKDTALKVPHMGWNRVKFQATEHPLIALHTTPCRFYFVHSYYYLSENDHYIIGWCTHGEPFGAAIHHGMITGVQFHPEKSHKFGMQFFQSYLSSVC, from the coding sequence ATGAATATCCAAATCATCAATGTTGGTCTTGGTAATGTTGCCAGTATCCAGAACATGCTAAAAAAACTGGGTCATCCATCATCGCTGAACGCTACACCAGACCTAGAGAACCCTCCCAACCTAATTATTCTTCCAGGGGTCGGAGCTTATGATGCGGGCATGTCCCTATTGAAGAAATATGGATGGCCTAGCTATCTGGCCGATCTTGTTCATCAGGGTACCACTCGGATCTTGGGCATTTGTTTAGGGATGCAACTATTATGTGAAGGGAGTGAAGAGGGATCACCCCCTGGTTTAGGATTGATTCCTGGCCATTTCAAACGATTTGCCTTTAAGGATACGGCTCTAAAAGTTCCCCATATGGGCTGGAATAGAGTTAAATTTCAGGCAACTGAGCATCCCTTAATTGCACTCCATACTACACCCTGTCGTTTTTATTTCGTTCACTCCTATTACTATTTGTCTGAGAATGATCATTATATTATTGGTTGGTGTACCCATGGTGAACCCTTTGGGGCGGCTATTCATCATGGAATGATAACAGGAGTTCAGTTTCACCCAGAGAAAAGTCATAAATTTGGTATGCAGTTTTTCCAAAGCTACTTGAGTTCCGTATGTTAG
- a CDS encoding isoaspartyl peptidase/L-asparaginase codes for MQPKVIIHGGAGYSLQDKGGLEAVRGSLRGIVQQIYARLLHGDGALSAAAFGCRLLEDEPRFNAGTGSVLQADGQIRMSASLMDGQSQRLSGVINVSRIKNPVDLATWLQTCPDRVLSDAGAAELARELQLPIHNPLTELRLGEWMEERKGNFQRSMAGVVAESGRGTIGVVVLDQQGHLAAGTSTGGKGFERIGRVSDSAMPAGNYASEIAAISCTGIGEDIIDESLASRIVIRVTDGFSLLEAFDKSFQEAAKRQRDFGAIGLDHQGEIAWGKNCDVLLAAYHDGDRIDDTLELPTGLQVGVASQG; via the coding sequence ATCCAACCCAAGGTAATCATTCACGGTGGCGCAGGCTATTCTCTCCAAGATAAAGGGGGCCTAGAGGCGGTGCGAGGATCCCTGCGGGGCATTGTTCAGCAGATCTACGCCCGACTCCTGCACGGGGATGGGGCCCTTTCGGCTGCGGCCTTTGGTTGTCGATTACTCGAAGATGAACCCCGGTTTAATGCTGGCACTGGCTCGGTCTTGCAGGCCGATGGCCAAATTCGCATGAGTGCATCCCTCATGGATGGTCAAAGCCAGCGGCTCAGTGGTGTGATCAATGTGTCTCGTATTAAAAATCCAGTAGATCTGGCGACGTGGCTGCAAACCTGCCCCGATCGCGTTCTCTCTGATGCGGGGGCAGCGGAATTGGCCCGAGAACTCCAACTCCCCATTCATAATCCCCTGACGGAACTACGCCTAGGAGAATGGATGGAGGAACGCAAAGGCAACTTTCAGAGGTCTATGGCGGGGGTGGTGGCCGAATCGGGACGGGGAACCATTGGTGTCGTTGTCCTGGATCAACAGGGTCATTTAGCAGCAGGAACCTCCACTGGCGGCAAGGGCTTTGAACGCATTGGGCGGGTGAGTGATTCAGCCATGCCTGCCGGGAATTATGCCAGCGAAATTGCAGCCATTAGTTGCACCGGCATTGGTGAAGATATTATTGATGAATCGTTGGCCAGCCGCATTGTTATCCGAGTAACGGATGGCTTTTCCCTTTTAGAGGCCTTTGATAAATCCTTCCAGGAAGCTGCTAAACGACAGCGGGATTTTGGGGCCATTGGTTTGGATCACCAGGGGGAGATCGCCTGGGGAAAAAACTGTGATGTGCTATTAGCGGCCTATCATGATGGCGATCGCATTGACGATACCCTGGAATTACCTACCGGTCTACAGGTAGGGGTTGCCTCCCAAGGGTAA
- a CDS encoding AglZ/HisF2 family acetamidino modification protein, translated as MLEHRVIPCLLLQNGGLVKTKQFKNPKYVGDPINAIRIFNEKEVDELMVLDIIASKQGREPDYSGIKQFASECFMPLCYGGGIRTIEQAGRIFSLGVEKICLQTAALSNPQLVQDITSKFGSQSVVVSLDIKRDWLGRYQLYQTSKSKIIDSPWEAFLQTAIRMGAGEILLNAVDRDGMLQGPDIELIQKATKNLGVPLIAVGGVGKLDDIKMAVNAGASAVAAGSFFVFHGPHRAVLITYPRYQELEALFQNL; from the coding sequence ATGTTAGAACATCGTGTTATTCCATGTTTACTTTTGCAGAATGGTGGACTAGTAAAAACCAAGCAGTTTAAGAACCCTAAATATGTGGGCGATCCCATTAATGCAATCCGTATTTTTAATGAAAAAGAAGTTGATGAACTAATGGTTCTTGATATTATTGCTTCTAAACAAGGACGAGAACCAGACTACTCAGGGATTAAACAATTTGCCAGTGAATGTTTTATGCCCCTTTGTTATGGCGGTGGGATTCGTACCATTGAACAGGCAGGCCGTATTTTTTCCTTGGGAGTTGAGAAAATTTGTCTTCAGACTGCTGCCCTATCCAACCCACAGTTAGTTCAAGATATTACCTCAAAATTTGGTTCCCAGTCCGTTGTGGTTTCCCTGGATATTAAGCGAGACTGGCTCGGCCGTTATCAACTTTATCAAACCTCGAAATCTAAAATTATAGATTCCCCATGGGAAGCATTTCTTCAGACAGCTATTCGTATGGGGGCCGGAGAAATATTATTAAATGCCGTAGATCGGGACGGAATGTTACAAGGCCCCGATATAGAACTCATCCAAAAAGCAACGAAAAATTTAGGGGTACCCCTGATTGCCGTGGGCGGGGTGGGAAAACTTGACGATATTAAAATGGCGGTTAATGCTGGAGCAAGTGCTGTCGCAGCCGGTTCATTTTTTGTATTTCATGGCCCCCACCGGGCTGTGCTGATTACCTATCCTCGCTATCAAGAGCTTGAAGCCCTCTTTCAAAATCTCTGA
- the cysE gene encoding serine O-acetyltransferase: MFNTLRADFQIIFERDPAARNWWEVMFCYPGLQALLMHRLSHWLWCLGIPFIPRFMSHIGRFFTGIEIHPGATIGEGVFIDHGMGVVIGETAIIGNYCLIYQGVTLGGTGKESGKRHPTLGENVVVGAGAKVLGNLNIGQNVRIGAGSVVLRDVPADCTVVGIPGRVVYRAGAKVDPLDHGHLPDSEAKVIRHLLDRIEALEAQVQNPQIQPEGTIPPGDIYTDKVLVAANVPSNRTGNNANHCVRDRAIEEFLNGSGI; this comes from the coding sequence GTGTTTAACACCCTAAGGGCCGACTTCCAAATTATCTTTGAGCGTGATCCCGCTGCCCGCAATTGGTGGGAAGTGATGTTTTGTTATCCTGGTCTCCAGGCACTCCTGATGCATCGGTTGAGTCATTGGCTATGGTGTTTAGGGATTCCCTTTATCCCCCGTTTCATGTCCCACATTGGTCGCTTCTTCACGGGAATTGAGATTCACCCCGGTGCCACCATTGGCGAAGGTGTCTTTATTGACCATGGCATGGGGGTTGTGATTGGGGAAACGGCGATCATTGGCAACTACTGCCTGATCTATCAGGGCGTTACCCTGGGGGGAACCGGCAAGGAATCCGGGAAACGTCACCCCACCCTGGGCGAAAATGTCGTTGTCGGGGCAGGGGCGAAGGTTCTGGGCAACCTCAATATTGGTCAGAATGTACGGATTGGAGCTGGCTCTGTCGTATTGCGGGACGTACCCGCAGATTGCACGGTGGTTGGCATCCCTGGGCGGGTGGTTTATCGGGCAGGGGCGAAGGTGGATCCCCTAGATCATGGTCATTTACCGGACTCCGAGGCCAAGGTTATTCGCCATCTGTTGGATCGCATTGAAGCCTTAGAGGCCCAAGTTCAGAATCCCCAAATTCAGCCAGAAGGGACTATCCCCCCTGGAGACATCTATACCGATAAGGTACTGGTGGCGGCGAATGTCCCTAGCAACCGCACGGGGAATAATGCCAATCATTGTGTTCGAGATCGGGCCATAGAAGAGTTTTTGAATGGTTCAGGAATTTAG
- a CDS encoding N-acetyl sugar amidotransferase, producing the protein MQKNYQQCTRCIMDTTDPDIYFDDSGVCNHCHYFDLHAKQVWDPTPNGKSKLDKIVLDIKEKNKNKRYDCILGLSGGLDSSYVALVIKEYNLRALAVHVDGGWNSELAVSNIQTIIEYCGFDLHTYVVNWETMRNLQLAYFKSGVSNLDVPQDHVFFAVLHSEALAYKCNVFISGGNVATESVFPQNWHGDAMDRINLIDINRTHGNGSLKDYKTISFLDWHILFRLRGFYQLRPLNYLPYGVQIAKTKLSEIGWRAYPRKHGESIFTKFFQNYFLPTRFGYDKRLPHLSSRILSGDISRQHAIELLSEPLYDEKELLEDKDYIAKKLGITINELNSFLYIPKKDYSQYKNWDSRVNALRYCSSLFRQFKRFLK; encoded by the coding sequence ATGCAAAAGAACTATCAACAATGTACGCGCTGTATCATGGATACGACTGATCCAGATATCTATTTTGATGATAGTGGGGTATGTAATCATTGTCACTATTTTGATCTCCATGCTAAGCAGGTATGGGATCCAACGCCTAATGGCAAATCAAAACTAGATAAGATAGTATTAGATATAAAAGAAAAAAATAAAAATAAGCGTTATGATTGTATTCTTGGTTTAAGTGGAGGTCTAGATAGTAGTTATGTTGCATTAGTTATAAAAGAATATAACCTTAGAGCTTTAGCTGTTCATGTTGATGGAGGCTGGAATTCAGAACTAGCTGTTTCTAATATTCAGACAATTATTGAATATTGTGGCTTTGATCTTCATACCTATGTTGTAAACTGGGAAACTATGAGAAATTTGCAACTTGCCTATTTCAAATCAGGAGTATCTAACCTAGATGTTCCTCAAGATCATGTGTTTTTTGCAGTCTTACATTCAGAAGCTTTAGCCTATAAATGTAATGTTTTTATCAGTGGTGGAAATGTTGCTACTGAATCTGTTTTTCCTCAAAATTGGCATGGAGATGCCATGGATAGAATTAATTTAATAGATATTAATAGAACCCATGGCAATGGATCATTAAAGGATTATAAAACCATCAGTTTTTTAGATTGGCATATTTTATTCAGATTACGTGGCTTTTATCAATTAAGACCCTTAAATTATTTACCCTATGGGGTACAAATTGCTAAAACCAAACTCTCGGAAATTGGTTGGAGGGCGTACCCAAGAAAACATGGGGAATCTATCTTCACTAAGTTTTTTCAAAATTATTTTCTACCTACAAGATTTGGATATGATAAACGATTACCCCACCTATCATCACGCATTCTTTCAGGTGATATTTCTCGGCAACACGCTATAGAACTTTTATCAGAGCCACTATATGATGAAAAAGAACTTTTGGAGGACAAGGATTATATCGCTAAAAAACTTGGGATTACCATTAACGAACTGAATTCGTTCTTATATATTCCAAAGAAAGACTATTCTCAATATAAAAACTGGGATTCTCGAGTTAATGCTTTAAGATATTGTTCAAGCTTATTTAGGCAATTTAAGCGTTTTCTCAAATAA
- a CDS encoding N-acetyl sugar amidotransferase, with the protein MSKDSNGVFQQCTRCVMDTSVDDIIFNENGICNYCTNFLEEAKPITEETEENRKIRLKNFVAQVKQSGKNKPYDCVVGVSGGVDSSWTLVQVVQLGLCPLAVHMDNGWNSELAQNNIANLVRGLGVDLYTHVIDWQEYRALMQAFFDADVIDIELLYDNAMLAVNYQQADRHGVKFILSGVNQATEGMRMPQKWNWFKWDRRNIKALGQRFGHIKLKTFPAMGTLDYIYYEIFKKIKWVSFLDFLPYNKFDALNILEKEFSYKRYPYKHYESIFTRFYQGYLLPKKFNVDKRKLHLSTLVISGQMSREEALESLKGIAYLDEQSLQNDIDYFLKKMQWTPEQLENYLARPEIPHDFYPTEKPFWDFAYRVYQTIKNR; encoded by the coding sequence TTGTCTAAGGATTCAAATGGGGTATTTCAGCAATGTACTCGCTGTGTCATGGATACTAGCGTAGATGACATTATCTTTAATGAAAATGGGATTTGTAATTACTGCACCAATTTTTTAGAAGAGGCAAAGCCTATTACCGAAGAAACTGAAGAAAATAGAAAAATCCGCTTGAAAAACTTTGTTGCCCAAGTAAAACAGTCTGGAAAAAATAAGCCCTATGACTGTGTTGTTGGAGTTTCAGGCGGCGTTGACAGTTCTTGGACATTGGTTCAGGTTGTTCAATTGGGCCTGTGCCCTTTGGCCGTTCATATGGATAATGGTTGGAATTCTGAATTAGCCCAAAATAATATTGCTAACTTAGTGCGTGGTTTAGGTGTCGACTTATATACCCATGTCATTGATTGGCAAGAATATCGGGCCCTTATGCAGGCTTTTTTTGATGCGGATGTCATTGACATAGAACTCCTCTATGATAATGCTATGCTTGCCGTAAATTATCAGCAAGCTGATCGTCATGGAGTAAAATTTATTCTGAGTGGTGTTAATCAAGCTACTGAAGGTATGCGAATGCCTCAGAAATGGAACTGGTTTAAGTGGGATAGACGAAATATAAAAGCCCTAGGTCAGCGTTTTGGTCATATCAAACTGAAAACATTTCCAGCCATGGGTACGTTAGATTATATTTATTATGAAATTTTTAAGAAAATCAAATGGGTATCATTTTTAGACTTTCTTCCCTACAATAAGTTTGATGCTCTAAACATCCTTGAGAAAGAATTTAGCTATAAACGTTATCCATACAAACATTATGAGTCAATTTTTACACGCTTTTACCAGGGCTACTTGCTCCCCAAAAAATTTAACGTAGATAAACGAAAACTACATTTAAGCACCTTAGTCATTTCTGGTCAGATGAGTCGAGAGGAGGCGTTAGAAAGTTTAAAAGGTATTGCCTATCTAGATGAACAAAGCCTACAGAACGATATTGACTATTTCCTTAAAAAAATGCAATGGACACCTGAGCAGTTGGAAAATTACTTGGCGCGACCTGAAATTCCCCATGATTTTTACCCTACTGAAAAACCCTTTTGGGATTTTGCCTATCGGGTTTATCAGACCATTAAGAATAGGTAA